In Sedimenticola thiotaurini, the following proteins share a genomic window:
- a CDS encoding ammonium transporter: protein MEEILNLRYALDTFYFLVSGALVMWMAAGFAMLEAGLVRAKNTAEILTKNVALFAIASIMYMLMGYGIMYPEAGNGVIPSFDLSFMFGGDNDPGAVLKQDPAGWYDGDYYSGMSDFFFQVVFVATSMSIVSGAVAERMKLWSFLLFAVAMTGFIYPMQGYWKWGGGFLDGLGFQDFAGSGVVHLAGASAALAGVLLLGARKGKYGPGGEIRAIPGSNMPMATLGTFILWLGWFGFNGGSELILSNVGEANAVAAVFVNTNAAAAGGVVAALLTARAIFGKADLTMTLNGALAGLVAITAEPLAPTPLWATVVGAVGGVLVVFAILSLDKMKIDDPVGAISVHGVVGMWGLLAVPFSNDGATFGAQLTGLAVIFAWTFVASFVVWLLIKVTMGIRVSEEDEYNGVDLSECGLEAYPEFVGSRGSGI from the coding sequence ATGGAAGAGATACTCAATCTTCGCTACGCCCTCGATACCTTCTACTTCCTGGTATCGGGCGCGTTGGTGATGTGGATGGCGGCAGGTTTCGCCATGTTGGAGGCGGGGCTGGTACGGGCCAAGAATACCGCCGAAATCCTGACCAAGAATGTGGCGCTGTTCGCCATCGCCAGCATCATGTACATGCTGATGGGTTACGGCATTATGTACCCGGAAGCGGGTAACGGCGTGATCCCGTCGTTTGATCTGTCGTTCATGTTTGGCGGCGACAACGATCCGGGCGCGGTCCTGAAACAGGATCCGGCGGGCTGGTATGACGGTGATTACTACTCCGGTATGTCCGACTTCTTCTTCCAGGTGGTGTTTGTGGCTACCTCCATGTCCATCGTCTCCGGTGCGGTGGCCGAGCGTATGAAACTGTGGAGCTTCCTGCTGTTTGCTGTGGCCATGACCGGTTTCATCTATCCCATGCAGGGTTACTGGAAGTGGGGCGGTGGTTTCCTTGATGGCCTCGGATTCCAGGATTTCGCGGGTTCCGGTGTGGTCCATCTGGCAGGTGCCTCAGCTGCGTTGGCCGGTGTCCTGTTGCTGGGTGCCCGTAAGGGTAAGTACGGCCCCGGTGGTGAGATCCGCGCGATCCCCGGTTCCAACATGCCGATGGCGACCCTGGGTACCTTTATCCTCTGGTTGGGCTGGTTTGGATTCAACGGTGGTTCAGAGCTGATCCTCTCCAATGTGGGTGAGGCCAACGCCGTCGCCGCTGTATTTGTCAATACCAACGCAGCCGCAGCCGGTGGTGTGGTAGCTGCATTGCTGACCGCCCGGGCTATTTTCGGCAAGGCTGATCTGACCATGACCCTTAACGGCGCACTGGCGGGCCTGGTGGCGATTACGGCTGAACCGCTGGCCCCAACCCCCCTCTGGGCGACGGTTGTCGGCGCGGTTGGTGGTGTGCTGGTGGTGTTTGCCATCCTGTCACTGGACAAGATGAAGATTGATGATCCTGTCGGTGCCATTTCGGTGCATGGTGTGGTCGGTATGTGGGGTCTGTTGGCCGTACCGTTCTCCAACGACGGTGCAACCTTCGGCGCACAGCTCACCGGCCTGGCCGTGATCTTCGCCTGGACCTTCGTCGCCAGCTTTGTGGTCTGGCTGCTGATCAAGGTGACCATGGGTATCCGGGTCTCCGAAGAGGATGAGTACAAC
- the glnK gene encoding P-II family nitrogen regulator yields MKLVSAIIKPFKLDDVREALSEIGVSGITVVEVKGFGRQKGHTELYRGAEYVVDFLPKIRVDVAVAADKLDQVIEAISEAAKTGKIGDGKIFVTNLEQVVRIRTGETGPDAL; encoded by the coding sequence ATGAAACTGGTTTCTGCAATCATCAAGCCCTTCAAGCTGGATGACGTACGTGAAGCGCTATCTGAGATTGGCGTGTCAGGTATTACCGTCGTCGAGGTTAAGGGTTTCGGCCGACAGAAAGGCCATACTGAGCTCTATCGCGGTGCTGAATACGTGGTCGATTTTCTACCCAAAATCCGGGTCGACGTGGCTGTTGCCGCAGACAAGCTGGATCAGGTGATCGAGGCGATCAGCGAAGCGGCCAAAACCGGCAAGATCGGTGACGGCAAGATTTTCGTCACCAACCTGGAACAGGTGGTGCGGATACGCACCGGCGAAACCGGTCCCGATGCGCTCTGA
- the ubiK gene encoding ubiquinone biosynthesis accessory factor UbiK produces MIDSKLLDDLAKRVAGSVPSGLQLLQEDLQKNLRSALETGLNHLELVTREEFEVQRAVLLRTREKLEQLEQRVAELEAGKQPASE; encoded by the coding sequence ATGATTGATTCCAAGCTTTTAGATGACCTCGCCAAACGGGTGGCCGGCAGCGTTCCAAGCGGCCTGCAACTGCTCCAGGAAGACCTGCAGAAAAACCTGCGTTCAGCACTGGAGACAGGGCTTAACCACCTGGAACTGGTGACCCGGGAGGAGTTCGAAGTTCAGCGTGCTGTGCTGTTGCGCACCCGGGAAAAGCTGGAGCAGCTGGAGCAGCGTGTCGCCGAACTGGAAGCCGGTAAACAGCCAGCATCCGAGTGA
- a CDS encoding YifB family Mg chelatase-like AAA ATPase — MSLATLHSRARSGIQAPLVTIEVHLANGLPALSIVGLPEMAVKESKDRVRGALLNSGFEFPPRRITINLAPADLPKEGGRFDLAIALGILAASGQIPSQSLHQYEFIGELALSGALRPVKGVLPVALAARDAGRGLILPQECAGEAALVSQIPLFPANHLLSVCDLLIKGDEVAPHPTAPEPPAPAQQPDLADVRGQQHAKRALEIAAAGAHSLLMIGPPGTGKSMLASRLPGILPGMTEQEALETAAIRSISNLGFSAADWRQRPFRAPHHTASGVALVGGGSNPRPGEISLAHNGVMFLDELPEFDRRVLEVLREPLESGQVTISRAARQEQFPARFQLVAAMNPCPCGYLGDNSGQLCRCSSDQVARYRNRISGPLLDRIDMTIEVPRLPAQDLNSQPASPAEPSRQVQARVEQCRQQQMTRNGCPNSQLAGRQLEAVCQLSDESRQLITRAMDQLGLSARAYHRILRLARTIADLSRSDTITPAHLGEAIGYRRLDRQA, encoded by the coding sequence ATGTCTCTCGCCACACTGCACAGCCGTGCCCGCAGCGGTATACAGGCACCCCTGGTCACCATTGAGGTACACCTGGCCAATGGCCTGCCGGCGCTCTCAATCGTTGGCCTGCCGGAAATGGCGGTCAAGGAGAGCAAGGATCGGGTCCGGGGCGCCCTGCTCAACTCCGGTTTCGAATTTCCACCCCGCCGCATCACCATCAACCTGGCCCCGGCCGATCTGCCTAAAGAGGGCGGGCGGTTTGACCTGGCTATCGCCCTGGGCATCCTGGCCGCCTCGGGACAGATCCCGAGCCAGTCTCTCCATCAGTATGAATTCATCGGCGAACTGGCCCTGTCCGGGGCGCTCCGGCCGGTCAAGGGAGTACTGCCGGTGGCCCTGGCGGCCCGGGATGCCGGTCGCGGTCTGATCCTGCCCCAGGAGTGCGCCGGTGAAGCGGCACTGGTCAGCCAGATCCCGCTGTTTCCGGCCAACCACCTGCTGAGTGTCTGCGACCTGCTGATCAAGGGTGATGAAGTTGCTCCCCACCCAACAGCTCCCGAGCCGCCCGCTCCGGCACAGCAGCCGGATCTGGCCGATGTGCGGGGTCAACAGCACGCCAAGCGTGCGCTGGAGATCGCCGCCGCCGGTGCCCACAGTCTGCTGATGATCGGTCCGCCCGGCACCGGCAAGTCGATGCTCGCCTCCCGCCTGCCCGGTATCCTGCCGGGCATGACCGAACAGGAGGCACTGGAGACCGCCGCTATCCGCTCCATCAGCAACCTGGGCTTCTCCGCCGCAGACTGGCGCCAACGGCCGTTTCGCGCCCCACACCACACCGCCTCCGGGGTCGCTTTGGTGGGCGGCGGCAGTAACCCGCGCCCCGGCGAGATATCCCTGGCCCATAACGGGGTGATGTTCCTCGATGAACTGCCGGAGTTCGACCGGCGCGTGCTGGAGGTACTGCGCGAACCCCTGGAGAGTGGTCAGGTGACCATCTCCCGGGCCGCCCGGCAGGAGCAGTTCCCGGCCCGCTTCCAGTTGGTGGCCGCCATGAACCCCTGCCCCTGCGGTTATCTGGGGGATAACAGCGGCCAGTTGTGTCGCTGCAGCAGCGACCAGGTAGCCCGTTACCGCAATCGAATCTCCGGTCCCTTGCTGGATCGCATCGACATGACCATCGAAGTGCCCCGTCTGCCGGCACAGGATCTGAACAGTCAACCCGCGTCACCGGCCGAACCCAGCCGCCAGGTACAGGCCCGGGTGGAACAGTGCCGCCAACAGCAGATGACGCGCAACGGCTGCCCCAACAGCCAGCTGGCCGGGCGCCAGCTGGAGGCGGTCTGTCAACTCAGCGACGAATCACGCCAACTGATCACCCGTGCCATGGATCAGCTGGGCCTGTCGGCGCGGGCCTATCACCGCATTCTGCGTCTGGCCCGCACCATTGCCGATCTGTCCCGGTCCGATACCATCACCCCGGCTCACCTGGGTGAGGCGATTGGCTACCGTCGGCTGGACAGACAGGCGTAA
- a CDS encoding sigma-54 interaction domain-containing protein yields the protein MSSANTDAALSSTYHWQLDPELQFLAPVETGFFSGAVSNGQRLDSALIDAGERQQAIQVHRAALQGTAGTYEASRRNRTYLVVVEPNPGTAGCHAVAVDITPYKQQQGNQRALQRHIESILDAAGEGIYGLDLEGRATFVNPAAIEMTGWSAGETIGHNIHYKHHHSHADGTPYPHTECPIYAAINDGEVHEVDDECFWRKDGSSFPVDYTSTPIYDGDRLSGAVVVFKDISERKKAEQQLLEAFREVEHLKEQLQEYNAYLQEEIREEHNFGQIIGNSDALKQVMQLVRHVSRTDATVLITGESGTGKELIARSIHDQSKRNQQALIKVNCGAIAEGLVESELFGHEKGAFTHAQSTRKGRFELAHNGTLFLDEIGELPPNAQVKLLRILQDQEVMRVGGTSPVTVNVRIIAATNRNLPQMVEKGQFREDLFYRLNLFPIEMPALRERPEDITILARHFLAQAGRKFGKNMQRIDPESLIKLTHHSWPGNIRELQNMIERGVIMADGPELNLSDFMPTPMTTVAGKIPTLADMERRHIQQALAFTSGVIAGSRGAASLLDIHPNTLRSRMKKLGIEPHETIFRD from the coding sequence ATGTCATCAGCCAATACCGACGCCGCGCTGTCATCAACCTACCACTGGCAGCTGGACCCCGAACTGCAGTTTCTGGCGCCTGTCGAAACGGGCTTCTTCAGCGGCGCCGTTTCCAACGGACAGCGCCTGGACAGCGCCCTGATCGACGCCGGTGAGCGCCAGCAGGCCATCCAGGTGCATCGTGCCGCGCTGCAGGGTACAGCAGGCACCTATGAAGCCAGCCGTCGCAACCGAACCTACCTGGTGGTGGTAGAGCCCAACCCCGGCACAGCCGGTTGCCATGCCGTGGCAGTGGATATCACCCCCTACAAGCAGCAGCAGGGCAATCAACGGGCGCTGCAACGCCATATCGAATCCATACTCGATGCGGCCGGCGAAGGCATTTACGGACTGGACCTGGAGGGTCGGGCCACTTTTGTGAATCCCGCCGCCATCGAGATGACCGGCTGGAGTGCCGGGGAAACCATCGGCCACAACATCCACTATAAACACCATCACAGCCATGCGGATGGCACGCCCTATCCACATACAGAGTGCCCCATCTACGCAGCCATCAATGACGGTGAAGTTCACGAAGTGGATGACGAGTGTTTCTGGCGCAAGGACGGCAGCAGTTTCCCGGTCGATTACACCAGCACCCCCATTTATGATGGCGACCGACTCTCTGGCGCAGTGGTGGTGTTTAAGGACATCAGCGAACGCAAAAAAGCTGAACAGCAACTGCTGGAAGCCTTTCGGGAGGTGGAGCACCTCAAAGAGCAGTTACAGGAGTACAACGCCTATCTCCAGGAAGAGATCCGGGAAGAGCACAATTTCGGCCAGATCATCGGCAACTCGGACGCCCTGAAACAGGTGATGCAACTGGTACGCCACGTCTCCCGTACCGACGCAACGGTTTTGATCACCGGGGAGAGCGGCACTGGAAAAGAGCTCATCGCCCGTTCGATACACGATCAGAGCAAGCGCAACCAGCAGGCACTGATCAAGGTGAACTGCGGAGCAATCGCGGAAGGCCTGGTGGAGAGCGAGTTGTTCGGCCACGAAAAAGGCGCCTTTACCCACGCACAAAGCACCCGCAAGGGACGTTTTGAACTGGCCCACAATGGCACCCTGTTTCTGGACGAAATCGGCGAACTGCCACCCAATGCCCAGGTCAAGCTGCTGCGTATACTGCAGGACCAGGAGGTGATGCGGGTTGGAGGAACCTCACCGGTCACGGTGAATGTGCGGATTATCGCCGCCACCAACCGGAATCTGCCGCAGATGGTAGAGAAGGGGCAGTTTCGCGAAGACCTGTTTTACCGGCTCAACCTATTTCCCATCGAAATGCCTGCATTGCGGGAGCGGCCGGAGGACATAACCATACTGGCACGCCATTTCCTCGCCCAGGCCGGGCGCAAATTTGGCAAAAACATGCAGCGCATCGACCCGGAGTCGCTGATCAAGCTGACCCACCACAGCTGGCCTGGCAATATCCGAGAGCTGCAGAACATGATCGAGCGTGGCGTCATCATGGCCGACGGGCCGGAACTCAATCTGTCCGATTTCATGCCCACACCCATGACGACCGTGGCGGGCAAAATCCCCACACTGGCGGATATGGAGCGCCGGCATATTCAACAGGCCCTGGCATTCACCTCCGGGGTGATTGCCGGATCACGTGGCGCCGCCAGCCTGCTCGATATCCATCCCAACACGCTGCGCTCCCGGATGAAAAAGCTGGGCATCGAACCCCATGAAACCATATTTCGTGACTGA
- the ccoG gene encoding cytochrome c oxidase accessory protein CcoG: MPTTLTPQPEIKAGHGLPVYAGNGKIYPKRMPGRFRRLKHWTASFWLLFFFGPYLQWEGHQAVLLDIPHRRFQFFDLTVMPEDIWLLTFVLLFLAMLLFVVTVVAGRAFCGYVCFQTVWTDLYTWIETLIEGPPRARQQLDRAPWGMHKLLTKSAKHLLWLLIAALTGVSFAAWFTDARQLWVDYFALDAHPAAWIILAMFTAGTYLFAGFMREQVCFWLCPYARIQGVMYGDQTILPTYNYLRGEPRQHRSTKQANQAGDCIDCGLCVAVCPTGIDIRDGQQIGCITCGLCIDACDHVMTRIDRPTGLIRYSSLASLASGNKGPSIPILRVTVSLAILASCLLIIILGINNIGDTNLNIYHYRQPLFITMSSGDIRNRYRIKIQNRSQVPAHYQILVSGLENARIMGQSNLAIAAETTRVADIFLELSKSQLPTGITPITFRLIRQGGAVIEYRSVFIGPDAAAPGGTS; encoded by the coding sequence ATGCCAACGACCCTAACCCCACAACCAGAAATCAAGGCCGGGCACGGCCTGCCCGTTTATGCCGGGAACGGCAAGATTTACCCGAAACGCATGCCGGGACGTTTTCGCCGCCTGAAACACTGGACCGCCTCCTTCTGGCTGCTGTTCTTTTTCGGCCCTTACCTGCAGTGGGAGGGACACCAGGCCGTACTGCTGGATATTCCCCACCGGCGTTTCCAGTTTTTCGACCTGACTGTTATGCCCGAGGACATCTGGTTACTGACCTTTGTACTGCTGTTCCTGGCCATGCTGCTCTTCGTAGTCACGGTTGTAGCCGGCCGGGCATTCTGCGGGTACGTCTGCTTCCAGACCGTCTGGACGGATCTTTACACCTGGATAGAGACGCTAATCGAGGGACCACCGCGCGCCCGGCAACAGCTGGACCGGGCTCCCTGGGGGATGCATAAGCTGCTTACCAAGTCGGCCAAGCACCTGCTGTGGTTGCTGATCGCCGCACTTACCGGGGTCAGCTTTGCCGCCTGGTTTACCGATGCCCGTCAGCTGTGGGTTGACTACTTCGCACTCGACGCTCACCCGGCGGCCTGGATTATTCTCGCCATGTTCACTGCCGGAACCTACCTGTTTGCCGGTTTTATGCGCGAACAGGTCTGTTTCTGGCTCTGCCCCTATGCACGCATCCAGGGCGTCATGTATGGCGACCAGACCATCCTGCCTACCTACAACTATCTGCGCGGCGAACCGCGCCAGCATCGCTCCACCAAACAGGCCAACCAGGCGGGAGACTGCATCGACTGCGGTCTCTGTGTCGCGGTCTGCCCTACCGGTATCGATATTCGCGATGGACAGCAGATCGGTTGTATCACCTGCGGTCTCTGTATTGACGCCTGCGATCACGTCATGACCCGTATCGATCGCCCCACCGGCCTGATCCGTTACAGCTCACTGGCAAGCCTGGCATCCGGCAATAAGGGGCCTTCAATACCGATCCTGCGGGTCACGGTCTCCCTGGCTATCCTGGCCAGTTGCCTGCTGATCATCATCCTGGGTATTAACAACATTGGTGACACCAACCTCAACATCTACCACTACCGGCAGCCCCTCTTCATCACCATGAGCAGCGGTGATATCCGCAACCGCTACCGGATCAAGATCCAGAACAGAAGCCAAGTCCCGGCCCACTATCAAATCCTAGTCAGCGGGCTTGAGAATGCACGTATCATGGGCCAATCGAATTTGGCCATCGCCGCTGAAACGACCAGGGTCGCCGACATCTTCCTGGAGCTATCAAAGTCCCAACTGCCTACCGGTATCACTCCGATCACATTTCGCCTCATCCGACAGGGTGGTGCCGTGATCGAGTACAGAAGCGTATTCATCGGACCGGACGCAGCAGCTCCCGGAGGGACTTCATAA
- a CDS encoding ATP-binding cassette domain-containing protein — translation MLRFDKLSLRRGVKPLFTDASFTIHPGQRVGITGANGTGKSSLFAMIRDQLHADGGEFYRPRDWVIAHVAQETPADPRDALDYVLDGDEELRLIEQQLAEAETAQLGEQLAELHARLDVIGGYTARSRAARLIHGLGFRPGEEHQPVNSFSGGWRMRLNLARALMCRSDLLLLDEPTNHLDLDAVIWLEEWLKSYPGTLLLISHDRDFLDSVTSHIAHIEQEQITLYTGNYSAFERIRAERLANQQAAHEKQQREVAHIRSYVERFRAKATKARQAQSRLKALERMELIAPAHVDSPFHFAFKTPDKTPNPLLKLLESSAGYGDRQILDRINLTLSPGERIGLLGPNGAGKSTLIKLLAGELQPNGGKRETAQDLKIGYFAQHQLDQLRPDESALDHLLRLDPKATEQSLRDFIGGFGFAGDRAESPVAPFSGGEKARLVLALLVYQRPNLLLLDEPTNHLDLEMRHALGQALQEFEGAMVVVSHDRHLLRTTTDQLLLVHGGRVDEFKGDLDEYPRWLADNRNTDQKAEKTGSDTEHSASARKERKRNEAARRKQLQPLRKAVEKYEKQLEQLTGKQQALESALADPTLYETDRKEQLKQLLADKSQLNQQLSQTEEAWLEACEALESAEQELHSAQA, via the coding sequence ATGCTCAGATTCGATAAACTCAGTTTGCGACGCGGGGTGAAGCCGCTCTTCACCGATGCCAGCTTCACCATCCATCCCGGTCAGCGGGTCGGTATCACCGGCGCCAACGGCACCGGCAAGTCGAGCCTGTTCGCCATGATCCGTGACCAGCTGCATGCCGATGGGGGGGAGTTCTATCGCCCCAGGGACTGGGTGATCGCCCACGTGGCCCAGGAGACCCCGGCCGATCCCCGGGACGCGCTGGACTACGTACTGGATGGCGATGAGGAGTTACGCCTGATCGAGCAGCAACTGGCCGAAGCGGAAACCGCCCAGCTGGGCGAGCAGCTGGCCGAACTGCATGCCCGGCTGGATGTTATCGGCGGTTACACCGCCCGCTCCCGGGCTGCCCGGCTGATCCACGGGCTCGGTTTCCGACCCGGCGAGGAGCACCAGCCGGTCAACAGCTTTTCCGGCGGCTGGCGCATGCGCCTCAACCTGGCCCGTGCCCTGATGTGCCGCTCCGATCTGCTGCTGCTGGACGAGCCCACCAACCACCTGGATCTGGACGCGGTCATCTGGCTGGAGGAGTGGCTCAAAAGCTATCCCGGTACCCTGTTACTGATCTCCCATGACCGGGATTTTCTCGATTCCGTTACCAGCCACATCGCCCATATCGAGCAGGAGCAGATCACTCTCTACACTGGCAACTACTCGGCCTTCGAACGCATCCGGGCGGAGCGCCTGGCCAATCAGCAGGCGGCCCATGAGAAACAGCAGCGGGAAGTGGCCCACATCCGCAGTTACGTGGAGCGGTTCCGCGCCAAGGCGACCAAGGCGCGCCAGGCCCAGAGCCGGCTGAAGGCGCTGGAGCGCATGGAGCTGATCGCACCGGCCCACGTGGACTCACCCTTCCACTTCGCCTTCAAAACCCCTGACAAGACCCCCAACCCGCTGCTCAAGCTGCTTGAATCGAGCGCCGGTTATGGTGACCGCCAGATCCTCGACCGGATCAACCTGACCCTCTCCCCCGGGGAGCGCATCGGCCTGCTGGGTCCCAACGGCGCCGGTAAATCCACCCTGATCAAGTTACTGGCCGGCGAGCTGCAACCGAACGGGGGCAAGCGGGAGACCGCTCAGGATCTGAAAATCGGCTACTTTGCTCAGCATCAACTGGACCAGCTACGCCCGGATGAGAGCGCCCTGGACCATCTGCTGCGTCTCGACCCCAAGGCCACTGAACAGTCGCTGCGCGATTTCATCGGCGGCTTCGGCTTCGCCGGGGATCGCGCTGAAAGCCCGGTGGCCCCCTTCTCCGGCGGCGAAAAGGCGCGCCTGGTACTGGCCCTGCTGGTCTATCAGCGCCCCAATCTGCTGCTGCTGGACGAACCCACCAACCACCTGGACCTGGAGATGCGCCACGCCCTGGGACAGGCGCTACAGGAGTTTGAAGGGGCCATGGTGGTGGTCTCCCATGACCGGCACCTGCTGCGCACCACCACTGACCAGTTGCTGCTGGTCCACGGCGGCCGGGTGGACGAGTTCAAGGGCGACCTGGACGAATACCCCCGCTGGCTGGCGGATAACCGCAACACCGACCAGAAGGCGGAGAAAACCGGCAGTGACACGGAGCACAGCGCCAGCGCCCGCAAGGAGCGGAAACGGAACGAGGCGGCCCGCCGGAAACAGCTGCAGCCGCTGCGCAAGGCGGTGGAAAAATATGAAAAACAGCTGGAGCAACTGACCGGAAAACAGCAGGCGCTGGAGAGCGCCCTGGCCGACCCGACCCTCTACGAAACCGATCGCAAGGAGCAGCTGAAACAGCTGCTGGCCGACAAGAGCCAGCTCAACCAGCAGCTCAGCCAGACCGAGGAAGCGTGGCTGGAGGCGTGCGAGGCACTGGAGTCGGCCGAACAGGAGTTGCACAGCGCACAGGCCTGA
- a CDS encoding RNA recognition motif domain-containing protein, which produces MKLLIRNLSRSTTEAELRTLFEACGRVQSCTLVMDQASGLSKGFGFVNMPSPGEAKAAMKNLNGQELDGNRIRVKKASPPASTSDAAET; this is translated from the coding sequence ATGAAACTGCTGATTCGCAATCTCTCCCGCAGCACCACCGAAGCTGAACTCCGCACCCTGTTCGAAGCCTGCGGCAGAGTGCAGTCCTGCACCCTGGTCATGGACCAGGCCAGTGGTCTCTCCAAGGGCTTCGGTTTTGTGAATATGCCCAGCCCGGGCGAAGCCAAAGCGGCCATGAAAAACCTCAATGGACAGGAGCTGGACGGCAACCGGATCCGGGTTAAAAAGGCCTCGCCACCAGCTTCCACTTCGGACGCTGCCGAAACCTGA
- a CDS encoding GNAT family N-acetyltransferase, whose amino-acid sequence MNPTRLIRIRTLQQEDAAAVARLAVELGYPASEAVITPRIQRLLQHPDHSAFIATENHQPIGWLHLFINYPLESEPCAEIAGLVVTESHRGRGVGRQLLGAARQWAAERELQSLRVRCQIRRRRAHHFYQANGFTELKTQKVFILPLTRRR is encoded by the coding sequence ATGAACCCGACCCGCCTGATCCGAATTCGCACTCTGCAGCAGGAGGACGCTGCTGCGGTGGCCCGATTGGCCGTGGAACTGGGCTATCCCGCCAGCGAGGCGGTGATAACGCCGCGCATACAGCGACTGCTGCAACACCCCGATCACAGCGCCTTTATCGCCACGGAAAACCACCAACCGATCGGCTGGCTGCATCTGTTCATCAACTACCCCCTGGAGTCGGAACCCTGTGCGGAGATCGCCGGGCTGGTGGTGACGGAAAGCCACCGCGGTCGGGGCGTGGGGCGACAGTTACTGGGGGCTGCCCGACAGTGGGCAGCGGAGAGGGAGTTGCAGAGTCTGCGGGTTCGCTGCCAGATCCGGCGCAGACGTGCCCACCACTTCTATCAGGCCAACGGTTTTACCGAACTGAAAACCCAGAAGGTATTCATACTGCCGTTGACGCGCCGCCGCTGA